A window of Haloarcula marismortui ATCC 43049 genomic DNA:
ACGCGGAACTGAAGGACGGGACGAGACAGTATGAGTCAGGGAACGCTGTACGACAAGGTATGGGACCAGCACAAAGTCACGACCCTGCCGAACGGCCAAGACCAGCTGTTCGTCGGGCTGCACCTCATTCACGAGGTCACCAGCCCGCAGGCTTTCGGCATGATCAAAGAGCGTGGTCTTGAGGTCGCACGCCCGGACCTGACCCACGCGACGGTCGACCACATCGTCCCGACCGCCAATCAGGACCGGCCCTACAGCGACGACGCGGCCGAGACGATGATGGCCGAACTTGAGGAGAACGTCCGCGACGCCGGTATCCAGTTCTCTGACCCAACGACGGGCGACCAGGGTATCGTCCATGTCATCGGCCCGGAGCAGGGCATCACCCAGCCCGGCAAGACCATCGTCTGTGGTGACAGCCACACCTCGACCCACGGCGCGTTCGGCGCGCTCGCGTTCGGTATCGGGACGAGCCAGATCCGCGACGTACTGGCCACCCAGACCATCGCGATGGAGAAACAGAAGGTCCGCAAAATTGAGGTCACCGGCGAACTCGACGAGGGCGTCGAGGCAAAGGACATCATCCTCGAAATTATCCGCCGGCTCGGGACCGAGGGCGGCGTCGGCTACGTGTACGAGTACGCCGGCGAGACAATCGAGAACCTCGACATGGAAGGTCGGATGTCCATCTGTAATATGTCCATCGAGGGCGGCGCTCGCGCGGGCTATGTCAACCCCGACGAGACCACCTACGAGTGGCTCGAAGAGACGGACTACTTCCAGGAACACCCCGAGAAATTCGAGGAACTCAAGCCCTACTGGGAGTCCATCCGCTCCGACGAGGACGCCGAGTACGACGACGTCGTCGAAATCGACGCGGGCGAACTGGACCCTGTCGTCACGTGGGGAACCACACCCGGCCAGGGCATCGGTATCGACGACCCGATTCCGGAGCCCGAGGATCTGGCCGACGACAAGGTCGACACCGCCCGCCGCGCCCAGAAGCACATGCGCGTCGAGCCCGGCGAGACGATGGAAGGGTACGACATCGACGTTGCCTTCCTTGGCTCCTGTACCAACGCTCGGCTGCCTGATCTCCGCCGCGCGGCCCGCATCGTCAAGGGCCGTGAGGTCGCCGACGACGTGCGAGCGTTCGTCGTCCCCGGTAGCCAGCGCGTCCAGCGCGCCGCCGAGGAAGAAGGCCTGAAAGACATCTTCGAGGAAGCCGGCTTCGAGTGGCGCAACGCCGGCTGTTCGATGTGTCTGGGCATGAACGAGGACCAGCTGGAAGGCGACGAGGCCTGTGCCTCCTCCTCGAACCGGAACTTCGTCGGCCGGCAGGGCAGCAAGGACGGCCGGACCGTCCTGATGAACCCGCGGATGGTGGCTGCTGCGGCCATCACCGGCGAAGTGTCTGACGTGCGCGACCTGAAGGAGGTGACCCTGGCATGAGCGACGCGACTGAGGACATCCCTGAAGTCGACTATGTCGAGGGGTCTGGCATCCCGATCCACGGGAACGACATCGACACGGACCAGATAATCCCTGCGCGGTTCATGAAGGTCGTCACCTTCGACGGGCTGGGCGAGTTCGCCTTCTTCGACCTGCGGTTCGACGACGAGGACAACGAGAAGGACCATCCGTTCAACGAGGAGCGGTTCCAGGACTCGAACGTGATGGTGGTCAACAACAACTTCGGCTGTGGCTCCTCCCGCGAACACGCGCCCCAGGCCCTGATGCGCTGGGGCATCGACGCCATCATCGGCGAGGGCTTCGCCGAGATTTTCGCCGGAAACTGTCTGGCGCTCGGCATCCCGACGGTCACCGCCGACCACGAGACGATCAACGCGCTCCAGCAGTGGGTTGATGACAACCCCGACGGCGAGATTGAGGTTGACGTGCGAGCGGAGACTGTCACCTACGGCGACAACGAGATCAACGTCAGCGTTGACCGCGCCCAGCGCGAAGCCCTTGTCGAGGGCAACTGGGACACGACGGCGCTGATGAAGGCTAACAAGAACGCTATCGAGGAGACAGCCTCGCAGTTGCCGTACCTCGATCAGACGCGGTCGGATATCGAAGCAGACGATTGACGCGAGGTCACTTTGTGACCTCGGTTTGTGCGAACGGCAGAGCCGTGCGCGCAGTGCGCTCCTTTTGAAGCGCCGATATCCAGATCGCGGAGGGCAGCTACTACCGTCGGCCTCTGTCGATTTCTCCCTTGGAGATGGCAAGAACAATAGCTGTGCGGGGCGCGTTCTTCCTGCATGGACCAGATTCGGGAGATACACATCGCGCCGCTGGGGCACGAGCGTGACCGGATCGCCGAGCCGATTCACCAGCACAACGCCGACGACGTGTACCTCCTCACAGCGACCACAGAGCTGTCACGGTTGACGCCGTACCAGCAGGCACTCGTCAAGGAACTGGACGCCAACGGCGTTAGCGTCGAACTACACCGAGCGGATTTACACGACCTCTACGACGTGCTGGCCGAGGTCACGACACTAACTGCGGACCATCCCGAGGACATCGTGCGTGTCAACGTCTCAAGCGGGCCGAAGGTGGCGGCTATCGGAAGCGCCATCGCGTGTATGGCGACGGCGGCGACGGCATACTACGTCCATCCCGAGGAACACGTCCCATCGGTCGCTGCGGAGCCACTCACCCGCGGGATGGAGCGCGCGGAGGTCCTCCCGTCGTATCCCATCGAAGCTATTTCTCGTGACCAGGTCGCGGTGCTGGACTATCTCAAGCGGACAAATACGGACACCTACACCGCAAAAAAGTCGGACCTCATCGAGTTCGCCGAGGACGCTGGTCTTTCGTTCATCGACGACGCCGACCCGGCAAACGAGAAGGCGAAGTTCGCGCTGTTGAACGCGAACATCGTGGACCCGCTGGTCGAGGACGGCTACATCGAAGTCAACGATGTCGGACGGACGAAACAGGTTGCACTGACAGAGACCGGTGAAAACGTTCTCCAAGCGTTCCGACACAAACTCTGAATATATGTCACTCAGACGGTTGTAACACGCAAGAAACAGAACCTAATGCTTTCATAGTTCCACATTATATTTGAACACAGTTGGGCGACGCCCACATGAACCACTTCTCGATAGATGACATCAGGGTACTCCACGTTGACGACGACCCCGGCTTCGCCGAAATCGTCTCAGAATTCCTCGAACGGGAAGATGACGCCTTTTCCGTGGAGACCGCGACGAGCGTCGACGATGCACTGGTGATGCTTCAGGACATCCAGGTCGATTGCGTCGTCAGCGACTACGATATGCCCCAAAAGGACGGACTGGACTTCTTGGAACTGGTCAGGCACGACTACCCCGATCTCCCGTTCCTCCTGTTCACCGGCAAGGGATCAGAGGAAATTGCGAGTCGGGCGATTTCGGCCGGCGTCACTGACTACCTCCAGAAGGAGGCCGGAACGGAGCAGTACACCGTATTGGCAAACCGAATCAGGAACGCGGTCCGGAGCGCACGGGCCGAAACCGCGGTCCAGCGCACGGAGGACAGGTACCACAACCTCGTCGACACTGCGCCGATCCCGATTCTCCTTTTCGACCGTGACTGGAAGGCCCTGTACGCCAACGAGGCGGCCATAGCGTTCCTCGATGCGGACTCCTTCACAGAGATAGCCGGGAAGAAGGCGAGCGACTTTCTCCATCCTGACGAGCGGGACGCGGCCAGAAAGCGGTTCCAGCGGCTGATGCGCGAGGGCGTCTCGGTTCCGGAACGAGAGTACCGCGTGATGACCGCCGAGGGCGAGGTGAAGACAGCGACGATTGCCACCGCACCCGGCTACTACCGCGGCGAGCAGGTCGCTCAGGCGATGGTGTACCGATAGCCGGGGGACGATTGCACATTTAGAATGTTGGACGACGCCGTTTGTCTGTCTCAGTCCGTGGATTACACCAGTAGTAGCAATTGTATTGATAGTATACATAGTATCAACTGTTTCTGTAGTATTGAGATAGAACCTACATAGTCGCCATCGCTACGAACAGTTGCGCACGGGTCGCCAGCGATCACCCCCGATTTGCTTCGGCCCTCCACACGCTCACGTCGTCCGCTGGTCACCCGTGCCATCCCCCTGAGCGTGTCCGTTTTCTGTGTTGCCGAGCCGATATCGCACCCCGTTCACTCGCGTGTGGAGCGCCGCCAGTTCACAGGAGACGTTCGGAACCGATACGCCGGAACCGAACGACTTTCACCAGCCGGCTACGTGCCTCCCGCTATGACACACGAGATAGCCGTTATTCCGGGCGATGGAATCGGACAGGAGGTCACACCCGCCGCGGTCGAAGTGCTGGAGGCCATCGACGGCGTCGACTTCGACTTCGTCGAGGGTGAAGCCGGCGACGCAGTGAAGGAAGAAACCGGCGACGCGCTCCCGGAGGAGACGCGCGAACTGGCGGCCGACGCCGACGCGACGCTGTTCGGCGCGGCTGGCGAGACAGCGGCCGATGTCATCTTGCCGCTCCGGCAGGTCGTCGGTTCCTTCGCAAACGTCCGCCCGGCCCGCTCGTATCCGGGACTCGATGCCGTCCAGCCCGACACCGATATCGTATTCATTCGGGAGAACACCGAGGGTGTCTACAAGGGCATCGAGAGCGAGATTTCGGAAGGCGTCACTACCTGTACGCGGGTCATCACCGAAGACGCCTCTGAGAAAATCGCCGAATACGGGTTCAGCTACGCGAAGCAGAACAGCTACGACGATGTGACGATTGCCCACAAAGCCAACGTCATGCGCACTACAGACGGGCTGTTCCTCGATGCGGCCTCGGCAGTCGGCGAGGACCGGGACGCGTCCTACGATACGGCGCTCATGGACGCGCTTGCGATGCATCTGGTCATGAACCCACAGGATTACGGCGTCGTCATCTGTCCGAACCTCGCCGGCGATATGCTATCGGACCTCGCCGCGGGCCTCGTCGGCGGCCTCGGCCTGCTGCCGTCGGCCAACATCGGCGAGGAGAACGCGCTGTTCGAGCCGGTCCACGGC
This region includes:
- a CDS encoding isocitrate/isopropylmalate dehydrogenase family protein, yielding MTHEIAVIPGDGIGQEVTPAAVEVLEAIDGVDFDFVEGEAGDAVKEETGDALPEETRELAADADATLFGAAGETAADVILPLRQVVGSFANVRPARSYPGLDAVQPDTDIVFIRENTEGVYKGIESEISEGVTTCTRVITEDASEKIAEYGFSYAKQNSYDDVTIAHKANVMRTTDGLFLDAASAVGEDRDASYDTALMDALAMHLVMNPQDYGVVICPNLAGDMLSDLAAGLVGGLGLLPSANIGEENALFEPVHGSAPDIAGEGIANPSAMILSAAMLLDHLGYDEQGDAVRTAVESVLDSGPRTPDLGGDASTEDVTAAVIDEL
- the leuD gene encoding 3-isopropylmalate dehydratase small subunit, which codes for MSDATEDIPEVDYVEGSGIPIHGNDIDTDQIIPARFMKVVTFDGLGEFAFFDLRFDDEDNEKDHPFNEERFQDSNVMVVNNNFGCGSSREHAPQALMRWGIDAIIGEGFAEIFAGNCLALGIPTVTADHETINALQQWVDDNPDGEIEVDVRAETVTYGDNEINVSVDRAQREALVEGNWDTTALMKANKNAIEETASQLPYLDQTRSDIEADD
- the leuC gene encoding 3-isopropylmalate dehydratase large subunit; amino-acid sequence: MSQGTLYDKVWDQHKVTTLPNGQDQLFVGLHLIHEVTSPQAFGMIKERGLEVARPDLTHATVDHIVPTANQDRPYSDDAAETMMAELEENVRDAGIQFSDPTTGDQGIVHVIGPEQGITQPGKTIVCGDSHTSTHGAFGALAFGIGTSQIRDVLATQTIAMEKQKVRKIEVTGELDEGVEAKDIILEIIRRLGTEGGVGYVYEYAGETIENLDMEGRMSICNMSIEGGARAGYVNPDETTYEWLEETDYFQEHPEKFEELKPYWESIRSDEDAEYDDVVEIDAGELDPVVTWGTTPGQGIGIDDPIPEPEDLADDKVDTARRAQKHMRVEPGETMEGYDIDVAFLGSCTNARLPDLRRAARIVKGREVADDVRAFVVPGSQRVQRAAEEEGLKDIFEEAGFEWRNAGCSMCLGMNEDQLEGDEACASSSNRNFVGRQGSKDGRTVLMNPRMVAAAAITGEVSDVRDLKEVTLA
- a CDS encoding DUF6293 family protein; this encodes MDQIREIHIAPLGHERDRIAEPIHQHNADDVYLLTATTELSRLTPYQQALVKELDANGVSVELHRADLHDLYDVLAEVTTLTADHPEDIVRVNVSSGPKVAAIGSAIACMATAATAYYVHPEEHVPSVAAEPLTRGMERAEVLPSYPIEAISRDQVAVLDYLKRTNTDTYTAKKSDLIEFAEDAGLSFIDDADPANEKAKFALLNANIVDPLVEDGYIEVNDVGRTKQVALTETGENVLQAFRHKL
- a CDS encoding response regulator translates to MNHFSIDDIRVLHVDDDPGFAEIVSEFLEREDDAFSVETATSVDDALVMLQDIQVDCVVSDYDMPQKDGLDFLELVRHDYPDLPFLLFTGKGSEEIASRAISAGVTDYLQKEAGTEQYTVLANRIRNAVRSARAETAVQRTEDRYHNLVDTAPIPILLFDRDWKALYANEAAIAFLDADSFTEIAGKKASDFLHPDERDAARKRFQRLMREGVSVPEREYRVMTAEGEVKTATIATAPGYYRGEQVAQAMVYR